In a genomic window of Pelecanus crispus isolate bPelCri1 chromosome 1, bPelCri1.pri, whole genome shotgun sequence:
- the LOC104038276 gene encoding olfactory receptor 52B2, whose amino-acid sequence MPPFNLTSLTPATFILAGIPGMEKFHIWISIPFCSMYLAALLGNGVMLFVIRTERSLHQPMYLFLSMLAIADLMLSTTTLPKMLALFWFSAGEISFGACLTQMFFLHFSFSAESVILLAMAFDRFVAICYPLWYVAVLTHSAVVKMGLVALLRSFCIIFPCIFLLKRLPFCGHNVIPHTYCEHMSIARLACADISVNILYGLAVPFAAIVVDVVLIAVSYVLILLALFRLPSRTARHKAFNTCGSHVCVILLFYIPAFFTVLTHRFGQQIPRHIHILLANLYVLFPLLLNPVVYGVRTQQIKEKVVKVFICPKSHLLQE is encoded by the coding sequence ATGCCACCATTCAACCTTACCAGCTTGACGCCAGCAACATTCATCCTGGCTGGCATCCCAGGCATGGAGAAGTTCCACATCTGGATCTCGATCCCTTTCTGCTCCATGTATCTGGCTGCCCTGCTAGGAAACGGTGTTATGTTGTTTGTCATAAGGACGGAACGGAGCCTGCACCAGCCCATGTACCTCTTCCTGTCCATGCTGGCCATCGCTGACCTGATGCTGTCGACCACGACTCTGCCCAAGATGCTGGCTCTGTTCTGGTTCAGCGCTGGGGAGATTTCCTTCGGCGCCTGCCTGACCCAGATGttcttcctgcatttcagcTTCTCGGCAGAGTCGGTGATCCTGCTGGCCATGGCGTTTGATCGGTTTGTTGCTATCTGTTACCCCCTGTGGTATGTGGCGGTGCTGACCCACTCAGCCGTTGTCAAAATGGGGCTGGTGGCTTTGCTGAGAAGTTTCTGTATCATTTTCCCGTgtatatttcttttgaaaaggcTGCCGTTCTGCGGGCACAATGTCATCCCGCACACCTACTGCGAGCACATGAGCATCGCCCGGCTGGCCTGTGCTGACATCTCCGTCAATATCTTGTATGGCCTCGCAGTGCCTTTTGCAGCAATAGTGGTAGATGTTGTACTCATTGCTGTCTCCTATGTCTTAATTCTTCTGGCATTATTCAGACTCCCTTCCAGGACTGCCCGTCACAAGGCTTTCAACACCTGCGGCTCTCATGTCTGTGTTATATTACTTTTCTATATTCCtgcttttttcactgttttaacGCACCGCTTTGGTCAGCAAATCCCCCGCCACATCCACATTCTGCTGGCCAACCTGTATGTGCTCTTCCCCCTGCTGCTGAACCCTGTCGTGTATGGTGTGCGGACACAACAGATAAAAGAGAAGGTTGTGAAGGTGTTCATCTGCCCCAAGAGTCATTTGCTGCAAGAATAA